The proteins below are encoded in one region of Neisseria bacilliformis:
- a CDS encoding PBSX family phage terminase large subunit codes for MANPYFKPLIKKARYKVLWGGRGSGKSYFLAELAVEVARRIGTVILCAREFQGSLDDSVYQLLTETIARLGYTQEFEILKSSIRHKGTGAKFVFYGVKNNITKIKSIQGVGICWVEEAEAVTKNSWDVLIPSIRGDKNAEIWVSFNPKNILDDTYQRFIVHPPKDSIVLKANYDINPHFADTPLLADMLECKERDEDLYRHIWLGEPVADSELAIIKPSWIEAAIDAHEKLGFSAAGRRILGFDVADEGDDANATVLRHGSVVTDMQQWRGQDVIYSADKVYLYAQEQNVDRIVYDNIGVGAGVKAQFRRKNGKVQTLGFNAGGAVYKPDAKYTDDKKNRDMFANIKAQAWWMVRDRFYKTWRAVHHGDSYPEDQLISLSSSLHELEYLTAELSRPQVDYDQNGRVKAESKKDMKKRGIPSPNRADALVMVFAPVQGGLNINPKILSGL; via the coding sequence ATGGCTAACCCCTATTTCAAACCGCTGATCAAGAAAGCCCGCTACAAGGTACTGTGGGGCGGGCGGGGCAGCGGCAAGTCTTATTTTCTCGCCGAGCTGGCGGTGGAGGTGGCGCGGCGCATCGGCACGGTGATTCTGTGCGCACGCGAGTTTCAAGGCTCGCTAGACGATTCGGTGTACCAGCTGCTGACCGAAACCATAGCCCGGCTGGGCTACACACAGGAGTTTGAGATTCTCAAATCCAGCATCCGCCACAAGGGCACGGGCGCGAAGTTCGTGTTTTACGGCGTGAAGAACAACATCACCAAAATCAAATCGATTCAGGGCGTGGGCATCTGCTGGGTGGAAGAGGCCGAGGCGGTTACCAAAAACTCGTGGGACGTACTGATTCCCTCCATCCGTGGCGACAAAAACGCCGAAATCTGGGTGAGCTTCAACCCGAAGAATATTCTGGACGATACCTATCAGCGGTTTATCGTCCATCCGCCAAAAGACAGCATTGTCTTAAAGGCTAATTACGACATCAACCCGCATTTTGCCGACACGCCGCTACTGGCCGACATGCTCGAATGCAAAGAGCGGGATGAAGACCTTTACCGTCATATTTGGCTGGGCGAGCCGGTGGCCGACAGCGAACTGGCGATTATCAAGCCGAGTTGGATTGAAGCCGCTATTGATGCGCATGAAAAACTGGGCTTCTCAGCCGCAGGCCGGCGCATCCTCGGTTTTGATGTGGCCGATGAAGGCGATGATGCCAACGCCACTGTATTGCGGCACGGCTCGGTCGTAACCGACATGCAGCAATGGCGCGGGCAGGATGTGATTTACTCCGCCGACAAGGTTTACCTGTACGCCCAAGAGCAGAATGTTGACCGCATTGTGTATGACAACATCGGCGTGGGCGCCGGTGTGAAGGCGCAGTTCCGGCGTAAGAACGGCAAGGTGCAGACGCTCGGTTTCAATGCCGGCGGCGCAGTGTATAAACCCGATGCCAAGTACACCGACGACAAGAAGAACCGCGATATGTTCGCCAACATCAAGGCGCAGGCATGGTGGATGGTGCGCGACCGCTTCTACAAGACGTGGCGTGCCGTCCATCACGGGGACAGTTACCCCGAAGACCAACTTATCAGCCTTTCAAGCAGCCTGCACGAATTGGAATACCTGACTGCCGAACTGAGCCGCCCACAAGTGGATTACGACCAAAACGGGCGCGTGAAGGCAGAGAGCAAGAAAGACATGAAAAAGCGCGGCATCCCCAGCCCGAACCGTGCGGATGCGCTGGTCATGGTCTTCGCCCCCGTGCAGGGCGGACTGAACATCAACCCCAAGATATTGAGCGGACTATGA
- the bet gene encoding phage recombination protein Bet, with the protein MTIANNQAIALAKQFNIQGDPAELVQTLKQTVFKGDVTDAQFNALLIVATQYGLNPFTKEIYAFPDKQNGIVPVVGVDGWARIINNHPQFDGIEFNYSEELATPEGGKNKAHEWVECVIYRKDRSHPIAAREYLDEVYRPPFKTKYGEVAGPWQSHTKRMHRHKAMIQAARLAFGFTGIYDEDEAERIKDAKDGIKPEQANPFAGERDHPRRAEIAAQGQAAANNGIEAYRAWFAAIGKEERHILGADEHNRLKALAENTIQADPRPGLTEAEFDALAGRITTGDADINDAQAYALTPEQQARLDKL; encoded by the coding sequence ATGACCATCGCCAACAACCAAGCCATCGCCCTTGCCAAACAGTTCAACATCCAAGGCGACCCCGCCGAACTGGTGCAAACCCTCAAACAAACCGTATTCAAAGGCGATGTAACCGACGCCCAGTTCAACGCCCTGTTGATTGTTGCCACCCAATACGGCCTCAACCCCTTTACCAAAGAAATCTACGCCTTCCCCGACAAACAAAACGGCATCGTCCCCGTCGTCGGCGTAGACGGCTGGGCGCGCATCATCAACAACCATCCCCAGTTTGACGGCATAGAGTTCAACTATTCGGAAGAGCTCGCCACCCCCGAAGGCGGCAAAAACAAAGCCCACGAATGGGTGGAGTGCGTCATCTACCGCAAAGACCGCAGCCACCCGATTGCCGCCCGCGAATACCTCGACGAAGTGTACCGCCCGCCGTTTAAAACCAAATACGGAGAAGTGGCCGGCCCGTGGCAGAGCCACACCAAACGCATGCACCGCCACAAAGCCATGATCCAAGCCGCCCGCCTCGCCTTCGGCTTCACCGGCATCTACGACGAAGACGAAGCCGAACGCATCAAAGACGCCAAAGACGGCATCAAACCCGAACAGGCCAACCCCTTTGCCGGAGAACGCGACCACCCCCGCCGCGCCGAAATCGCCGCCCAAGGCCAAGCCGCCGCGAATAACGGCATCGAAGCCTACCGCGCATGGTTTGCCGCCATCGGCAAAGAAGAGCGGCACATCCTCGGCGCAGACGAACACAACCGCCTCAAAGCCCTCGCCGAAAACACCATACAGGCCGACCCCCGCCCCGGCCTCACCGAAGCCGAATTTGACGCCCTCGCCGGCCGCATCACCACCGGCGACGCCGACATAAACGACGCCCAAGCCTACGCCCTCACCCCCGAGCAACAGGCACGCCTCGACAAACTGTAA
- a CDS encoding ATP-binding protein, whose amino-acid sequence MLTTNYGARQAKQQHCAEHGAYTSYSAVRGCWTGCPACVRRREADEAADYAETLRREAKRRETEARIGRAGIAPRFAGCRIDNFQTGGDEATRMRMERAKAFARDYADHFADVSANGRCAIFAGGMGTGKNHLACGIAHEVLEQGYSAVVITAAGMMQRIKDSFGGGSETAACAPYVQADLLVLDEFGAGNPTETESRLLGMVINARYEAVRPTLVLTNLTEEDWQRRIEARIRDRLRDNGGKRIPFNWPSYRQ is encoded by the coding sequence ATGCTGACGACAAACTACGGCGCACGTCAGGCCAAACAGCAACACTGCGCCGAACATGGCGCGTACACGTCCTACAGCGCGGTGCGCGGCTGCTGGACAGGCTGCCCCGCCTGCGTCAGACGGCGCGAGGCCGACGAAGCGGCTGACTATGCCGAAACCCTGCGCCGCGAAGCCAAGCGGCGGGAAACGGAAGCCCGTATCGGCCGCGCAGGCATTGCCCCGCGCTTTGCCGGATGCCGCATCGACAACTTCCAAACCGGCGGCGACGAGGCCACACGGATGCGGATGGAACGCGCCAAAGCCTTTGCGCGGGACTACGCCGACCACTTCGCCGACGTGTCCGCCAACGGCCGCTGCGCCATTTTCGCCGGCGGCATGGGGACAGGCAAAAACCATCTGGCCTGCGGCATCGCCCACGAAGTGCTGGAACAGGGCTACAGCGCGGTAGTGATTACAGCCGCCGGGATGATGCAGCGCATCAAAGACAGCTTCGGCGGCGGCAGCGAAACGGCCGCCTGCGCCCCGTATGTACAGGCCGATTTGCTGGTGCTGGACGAATTTGGCGCAGGCAACCCCACGGAAACCGAAAGCCGCCTGCTGGGCATGGTGATCAACGCCCGCTACGAGGCCGTGCGCCCGACGCTGGTACTCACCAACCTGACGGAAGAAGACTGGCAGCGGCGCATCGAAGCCCGCATCCGCGACCGCCTGCGCGACAACGGCGGCAAGCGCATCCCCTTCAACTGGCCGAGCTACCGCCAATGA
- a CDS encoding KTSC domain-containing protein has translation MIHTPVLSSNLSSVAWQAGTLEIQFKNGRRYRYFDVPEAVFVQLLQAPSKGRYFHRHIKNNYPCAPA, from the coding sequence ATGATTCACACACCTGTTCTTTCATCCAATCTTTCCTCCGTCGCCTGGCAGGCAGGCACACTCGAAATCCAATTCAAAAACGGCCGGCGATACCGCTACTTCGACGTACCCGAAGCCGTCTTCGTCCAACTGCTCCAAGCACCCTCCAAAGGCCGCTACTTCCACCGGCACATCAAAAACAACTACCCCTGCGCACCTGCCTGA
- a CDS encoding helix-turn-helix domain-containing protein codes for MSDYRLIKQQEAAKIDFAIMLDGLLESKQLTQTELAARTGKSKSLISRLMGGDSNPTIETMVSVLHAVGENLVITTESRLRREYTAILSMQAANNLPDTTERRPAKWTTVNLTMPAWRTESTTQS; via the coding sequence ATGTCTGATTACCGACTAATCAAGCAACAGGAAGCCGCAAAAATCGACTTTGCCATCATGCTCGACGGCCTGCTCGAAAGCAAACAACTCACCCAGACCGAACTGGCCGCACGCACAGGCAAAAGCAAATCCCTTATCAGCCGCCTAATGGGCGGCGACAGCAACCCCACCATCGAAACCATGGTATCCGTCCTCCACGCCGTCGGCGAAAACCTCGTCATCACCACCGAATCCCGCCTGCGCCGCGAATACACCGCCATCCTTTCCATGCAGGCCGCCAACAACCTGCCCGACACCACAGAACGCCGACCCGCCAAATGGACCACCGTCAACCTGACCATGCCCGCATGGCGCACAGAAAGCACAACCCAATCATGA
- a CDS encoding helix-turn-helix domain-containing protein produces MPLKPLKDNSQCARLLAHFKAGGSVTSFEAYDLFKITQLSARIMELEARGIAIARVCEENDGARYVRYSMGGAA; encoded by the coding sequence ATGCCATTGAAACCTTTGAAAGACAACAGCCAGTGCGCCCGATTGCTGGCGCACTTTAAAGCGGGCGGCTCGGTTACGAGTTTTGAAGCCTACGATTTGTTCAAAATCACACAGCTTTCGGCGCGGATTATGGAACTGGAAGCGCGCGGGATTGCGATTGCCCGCGTGTGTGAAGAAAACGACGGGGCGCGTTATGTGCGCTATTCGATGGGAGGTGCGGCATGA
- a CDS encoding KilA-N domain-containing protein translates to MNSIQISNVAIRQTSNNLYNLNDLHRASGGEKRFQPANWLRNAQTVDLINFLKNEELQSEEEIIQSKQKHGTFVCKELAYAYATWISAKFFLLVIRTFDAALSGRLKTSSQTSADERKGLRQAVAALVVRRGIDFSSAYHMLHQRFGVAAIEDLPRETLPEAVRYVHTLTLGALSGEVLDAVRPSEKPSAITFSQSELRELAVVAYYCAWANDLLRGVAAPLAALGCDKAVTMRTLPVESAAFLSRVHKALLREMPKINSAFERADTDSCLRRCESLI, encoded by the coding sequence ATGAACTCAATTCAAATTTCAAACGTGGCAATCCGCCAAACTTCCAATAATCTCTACAATCTGAACGATTTGCACCGCGCCAGCGGCGGCGAGAAACGCTTTCAGCCTGCAAACTGGCTTCGGAATGCGCAAACCGTTGATTTAATTAATTTCCTCAAAAATGAGGAATTGCAGTCGGAAGAGGAAATTATTCAGTCAAAACAAAAACATGGTACTTTCGTCTGCAAAGAACTGGCTTATGCCTACGCCACTTGGATAAGCGCGAAATTCTTTCTTCTGGTTATCCGCACCTTTGATGCAGCTCTTTCAGGCCGTCTGAAAACCTCTTCCCAAACTTCCGCCGACGAGCGTAAGGGTTTGCGGCAGGCGGTGGCGGCTTTGGTGGTGCGGCGCGGCATTGATTTTTCGTCGGCCTACCATATGCTGCACCAGCGTTTCGGGGTGGCGGCCATTGAGGATTTGCCGCGCGAAACCCTGCCGGAGGCGGTGCGCTATGTGCATACGCTGACGCTGGGCGCGTTGTCCGGCGAGGTGTTGGACGCTGTGAGGCCGTCTGAAAAGCCGTCTGCCATCACGTTCAGCCAAAGCGAGCTGCGGGAGCTGGCGGTTGTCGCCTACTATTGCGCGTGGGCAAACGATTTGCTGCGGGGCGTGGCCGCGCCGCTGGCGGCTTTGGGCTGCGATAAGGCGGTTACGATGCGCACGCTGCCGGTGGAAAGCGCGGCCTTTCTGTCCCGCGTCCACAAAGCCCTGCTGCGCGAAATGCCCAAAATCAACAGTGCGTTCGAGCGGGCGGATACGGATAGCTGTTTGCGCCGCTGCGAATCTTTGATTTGA
- a CDS encoding lambda exonuclease family protein: protein MQQHTEEWHQARCGKLTASRIHDATAKTARTGYTAARENYKAELICERLTGQPYGSFETPAMRHGTDTEPQARAAYIIETGNDVTETGYHPHPAIADSGASPDGLIGEDGLIEIKCPNTATHLAFIRSGRPKPQYHAQMQWQMACTGRQWCDFVSYDPRLPEHLAIRIKRIERDSDTIARLETEAQKFLAEVAAETQYLQSL from the coding sequence ATGCAGCAGCACACCGAAGAATGGCATCAGGCACGCTGCGGCAAACTCACCGCCAGCCGCATTCACGACGCCACCGCCAAAACCGCCCGCACAGGCTACACCGCCGCCCGCGAAAACTACAAAGCAGAACTCATCTGCGAACGCCTCACCGGCCAACCCTACGGCAGCTTCGAAACTCCCGCCATGCGCCACGGCACAGACACCGAACCGCAGGCACGCGCCGCCTACATCATCGAAACCGGCAACGACGTAACCGAAACCGGCTACCACCCCCACCCCGCGATTGCAGACAGCGGAGCCAGTCCAGACGGACTGATAGGAGAAGACGGCCTAATCGAAATCAAATGCCCCAACACCGCCACCCACCTCGCCTTCATCCGCAGCGGCCGCCCCAAACCGCAATACCACGCCCAAATGCAATGGCAGATGGCCTGCACCGGACGGCAATGGTGCGACTTCGTCAGCTACGACCCCCGCCTGCCCGAACACCTCGCCATCCGCATCAAACGCATAGAGCGCGATAGCGACACCATCGCCCGGCTCGAAACCGAAGCGCAAAAATTCCTCGCCGAAGTCGCCGCCGAAACCCAATACCTGCAAAGCCTCTGA
- a CDS encoding DUF1367 family protein, with protein MAIEAAVIRTPAGTLAAATAADAEILRSLQAGRAYRVKVTQLSDRSYRHHKLFFGGLLPLAYEYWQPTGGLVTQGERAMVERFAQRLEALHESGGLFLKFAQEFVLGVAKKRGEKVGAVPKSMEAFRKWLTIEAGYFDVYETPAGIRKEAKSISFAQMDQEAFNDFYRACFDVAWNMMLSAKFENQEAALRAAEEMMAFGA; from the coding sequence ATGGCAATTGAAGCCGCCGTTATCCGCACGCCCGCCGGAACGCTGGCCGCCGCCACCGCCGCCGATGCGGAGATTCTGCGCTCTTTGCAGGCGGGCAGAGCCTACCGCGTCAAAGTAACGCAGTTGTCCGACCGCAGCTACCGGCACCACAAGCTGTTTTTCGGCGGGCTGCTGCCGCTGGCCTACGAATACTGGCAGCCAACGGGCGGGCTGGTAACGCAGGGCGAGCGGGCGATGGTGGAGCGTTTCGCGCAGCGGCTGGAAGCGTTGCACGAAAGCGGCGGCCTGTTTCTCAAATTTGCCCAAGAGTTCGTGCTGGGCGTGGCGAAAAAGCGCGGCGAAAAGGTCGGCGCGGTGCCGAAAAGCATGGAGGCCTTCCGCAAATGGCTGACGATTGAGGCGGGCTATTTCGATGTGTACGAAACGCCCGCAGGCATCCGCAAGGAGGCGAAAAGCATCAGTTTTGCCCAGATGGATCAGGAAGCGTTCAACGACTTCTACCGCGCCTGCTTCGATGTGGCGTGGAACATGATGCTGTCGGCCAAGTTTGAAAACCAAGAAGCCGCATTAAGGGCGGCGGAAGAGATGATGGCGTTCGGCGCATGA
- a CDS encoding DUF1778 domain-containing protein: MTAATHTRVTARIDPATQSLLNRAAEAAGIPTINAFVLGAAVEKAKAILQQEEIIRLNADSSLRLLDALENPPAPNRHLSELFRKHRSECP; this comes from the coding sequence ATGACTGCCGCCACCCATACCCGCGTTACCGCCCGCATCGATCCCGCCACCCAATCTCTGCTCAACCGCGCGGCCGAAGCCGCAGGCATTCCCACCATCAACGCCTTTGTTTTGGGCGCAGCCGTGGAGAAAGCCAAAGCCATTTTGCAGCAGGAAGAAATCATCCGGCTCAATGCCGATTCGTCCCTGCGACTGTTGGATGCGCTGGAAAACCCGCCCGCACCCAACCGGCACTTGTCCGAGCTGTTCCGCAAACACCGAAGCGAGTGCCCGTGA
- a CDS encoding helix-turn-helix domain-containing protein: protein MSVKLMAGALDLKIPSGQKFVLTVLCNFANDDGLCYPGQDTLMDKCSMGRTTVGNHLKWLEERGYLRKNRRQKGNMRKSDLYLINLNPNTSECSDFECSDFECSDFECSDFGSECSDFEHSECSDSEHCYKEEPSETYNRQREQKDITRDALHSSAKQPDSANLADRPSENPPAQSARPAKRKPSAARRELDALNLLADRGVEGDLAQDYLAVRKDKRAATLTKTALAGLEREANRAGLSLTQAITLCCERGWVGFRADWLQDKHTRERAAGNGHTSHFFGNEYFENADYGDEIGEIR, encoded by the coding sequence ATGAGTGTGAAGCTGATGGCCGGCGCACTGGATTTGAAGATTCCGAGCGGGCAAAAGTTTGTGCTGACCGTGTTGTGCAATTTCGCCAATGACGACGGCTTGTGTTATCCGGGACAGGATACTCTGATGGACAAGTGCAGTATGGGCAGAACGACAGTCGGCAACCATCTCAAATGGTTGGAAGAGCGCGGCTATCTGCGCAAGAACCGCCGTCAAAAAGGCAATATGCGCAAGTCGGATCTGTATCTCATCAATCTGAATCCCAATACATCGGAATGTTCAGATTTTGAATGTTCAGATTTTGAATGTTCAGATTTTGAATGTTCAGATTTTGGCAGTGAATGTTCAGATTTTGAACATTCGGAATGTTCAGATTCTGAACATTGCTATAAGGAAGAACCGTCAGAAACCTATAACCGTCAGAGAGAACAAAAGGATATTACGCGCGATGCGCTTCATTCGTCTGCTAAGCAGCCCGATTCGGCAAATCTTGCAGACAGGCCGTCTGAAAACCCGCCTGCCCAATCTGCCAGACCTGCCAAGCGCAAACCTTCCGCCGCACGCAGGGAGCTGGACGCGCTGAACCTGCTGGCCGACCGTGGCGTGGAGGGGGATTTGGCGCAGGACTATCTGGCAGTGCGCAAAGACAAGCGGGCGGCGACGCTGACGAAAACCGCGTTGGCGGGCTTGGAGCGTGAGGCGAACCGCGCGGGCTTGTCGCTGACGCAGGCCATCACCCTGTGCTGCGAGCGCGGGTGGGTGGGTTTCCGTGCCGACTGGCTGCAAGACAAACACACCCGCGAGCGGGCGGCGGGTAACGGGCATACCAGCCACTTTTTCGGGAACGAGTATTTTGAAAACGCCGACTACGGCGACGAAATCGGGGAGATACGGTAA
- a CDS encoding GNAT family N-acetyltransferase — protein sequence MKTVPLDTAKHNRQGFDCGVEALNLFLQRTANQQAAKNHARTYVLEDEADGTRIAGFYTLTMIQFELSQIPPQLQKKHRPVQAAALIARLAVDTAYQGKGFGGFLLHDALCRLYQAAYLVGFPVVFVDAKDGMADFYRRYGFADAAANRLYITVETIRQAIAKTA from the coding sequence GTGAAAACCGTTCCGCTCGATACCGCCAAGCATAACCGGCAGGGCTTTGATTGCGGCGTCGAAGCCTTAAACCTGTTCCTGCAACGCACCGCCAACCAACAGGCGGCAAAAAACCACGCCCGCACCTATGTGCTGGAAGACGAAGCCGACGGCACACGGATAGCGGGTTTCTACACCCTGACCATGATCCAATTCGAGCTTTCGCAAATTCCGCCTCAGTTGCAGAAAAAGCACCGTCCCGTGCAGGCTGCCGCCCTGATTGCCAGGCTTGCCGTCGATACCGCGTATCAGGGCAAAGGCTTCGGCGGCTTTCTGCTGCATGACGCGCTGTGCCGCCTGTATCAGGCCGCCTACCTCGTGGGCTTCCCCGTCGTGTTTGTCGATGCCAAAGACGGTATGGCGGATTTCTACCGCCGCTACGGCTTTGCCGATGCCGCCGCAAACCGACTATACATCACGGTTGAAACCATACGGCAGGCAATAGCAAAGACGGCCTGA
- a CDS encoding LexA family transcriptional regulator produces MNRIERVKTLIEERYNGNQTEFARAVGKAAAQVNQWMNGHRNIGNGVASDIEKALDLPRGWLDDEAAPVLYRSDAPVIREGWLSVPRLAATGRMGDGIEADDPDEIVDFVIVLETWARRQFGGNLGKLRIINAKGDSMQDTINPGDVVFADTSADRYDGDGIYVILTPSGLRIKRLHALVSGGLNIISDNKAYPVETLEGAALENLRICGRVKGRWTLETF; encoded by the coding sequence ATGAACAGAATAGAACGGGTGAAAACCCTTATTGAAGAACGCTACAACGGCAATCAGACAGAATTTGCCCGCGCCGTCGGCAAAGCGGCGGCACAGGTGAACCAATGGATGAACGGCCACCGCAACATCGGCAACGGCGTAGCCTCCGACATCGAAAAAGCCCTAGACCTGCCGCGCGGCTGGCTGGATGACGAAGCCGCCCCCGTGCTCTACCGCAGCGACGCCCCCGTCATCCGCGAAGGCTGGCTGTCCGTGCCGCGCCTGGCCGCCACGGGCAGGATGGGGGACGGCATCGAAGCCGACGACCCCGACGAAATTGTGGATTTCGTGATTGTTTTAGAAACATGGGCGCGGCGGCAGTTCGGCGGCAACCTCGGCAAACTGCGCATCATCAACGCTAAAGGCGATTCCATGCAGGACACCATCAACCCCGGCGACGTGGTGTTTGCCGACACCTCCGCCGACCGCTACGACGGCGACGGCATCTACGTCATCCTCACCCCTTCTGGCCTGCGCATTAAACGCCTGCACGCCCTGGTCAGCGGCGGCCTCAACATCATCTCCGACAACAAAGCCTACCCCGTGGAAACCCTCGAGGGCGCAGCCCTTGAAAACCTGCGCATCTGCGGCCGCGTCAAAGGCCGCTGGACGCTGGAAACCTTCTGA
- a CDS encoding transcriptional regulator, with product MKLIEYLNSGVSASDLAKKTGIAPAFLWQVKNGRRKMPPKYCPKIEQATGGQVTRRDLRPDDWHEIWPELKEGQAGAQG from the coding sequence ATGAAATTAATTGAGTATTTAAACAGCGGGGTTTCCGCTTCCGATCTGGCAAAGAAGACCGGAATTGCCCCCGCGTTTTTATGGCAGGTCAAGAACGGCCGCCGAAAAATGCCGCCGAAATACTGTCCGAAAATCGAACAGGCCACAGGCGGGCAGGTAACGCGCCGCGACCTGCGCCCAGACGACTGGCACGAAATTTGGCCTGAATTGAAGGAGGGTCAGGCAGGTGCGCAGGGGTAG
- a CDS encoding DUF1364 domain-containing protein, whose translation MSKITESARGEQCLVRLPGICNRNPETTVFAHYRLAGYCGTGIKPPDFMGVYACSNCHDICDGRVKTDLDADEIRTAFAEGVMRTLAKLAEKGLIEIKE comes from the coding sequence ATGAGCAAAATTACCGAATCCGCACGCGGCGAGCAATGCCTTGTCCGTTTGCCGGGCATCTGCAACCGCAACCCGGAAACCACCGTGTTTGCCCATTACCGCCTTGCGGGCTATTGCGGCACAGGCATCAAGCCGCCCGACTTTATGGGCGTGTATGCGTGCAGCAACTGCCACGACATCTGCGACGGGCGGGTGAAAACCGATTTGGACGCGGACGAAATTCGGACGGCCTTTGCCGAGGGGGTGATGCGGACGCTGGCGAAGCTCGCCGAAAAAGGGTTGATAGAGATAAAGGAGTGA